The proteins below are encoded in one region of Rhizobium sp. 9140:
- a CDS encoding type II toxin-antitoxin system RelE/ParE family toxin — protein sequence MSDLPVQFTPEANTDLTELFDYLAPRAGTAIALKYVSDIHRHCLGFALFPSAVSQEKT from the coding sequence GTGAGCGATCTGCCTGTCCAGTTCACGCCTGAGGCCAACACCGATCTAACAGAACTCTTCGACTACCTTGCACCGCGCGCCGGGACCGCCATTGCGCTTAAATATGTGAGCGACATTCATCGCCATTGCCTTGGCTTCGCTTTGTTCCCGAGCGCGGTTTCGCAAGAGAAGACCTGA